In one window of Borrelia anserina Es DNA:
- a CDS encoding ATP-binding cassette domain-containing protein → MYKASVRVRNLYKTFSYNKNKRQIVKAIKSYESGKDRADIYKEFSVFIANANINLDVYENEILVIMGMSGCGKSTFVRCLNGIHKIDSGSILVDNIEMNDINQKDLSALRKDKFAMVFQNFGLFPHMNVLRNVTYGLEVKNVPKKIRIRRAFDILKLVGLEDYKYKYINELSGGMKQRVGIARALVVNPDILLMDEAFSALDPLIRGEMQSELLKLVDKLKKTVVFITHDLIEAFKLGNRIAFMKDGEIVQVGRPLEILREPRTDFIANFIKNLPVLNILKIKDIIKMDFTLSGNANKFNVIIEKENDNFNLYNMSVNKKYSNIVSLNLGLDDEIKSVVQYLNKLDYLIVKEEQGSIIGYIDLGELASLLAR, encoded by the coding sequence TTGTATAAGGCTAGTGTTAGAGTCAGGAACCTTTATAAAACATTTTCTTATAATAAAAATAAAAGACAAATAGTTAAGGCCATAAAGAGTTATGAAAGTGGTAAAGATAGAGCTGATATTTACAAAGAATTTTCTGTTTTTATTGCAAATGCAAATATTAATCTTGATGTTTATGAGAATGAAATTTTAGTTATTATGGGTATGTCAGGATGTGGTAAATCTACTTTTGTTAGATGTTTGAATGGTATACACAAGATAGATTCTGGATCTATCTTGGTGGATAATATTGAAATGAATGATATTAATCAAAAGGATCTTTCTGCTCTTAGAAAAGATAAATTTGCCATGGTTTTTCAGAATTTTGGACTTTTTCCACATATGAATGTTTTAAGGAATGTGACTTATGGACTTGAAGTTAAGAATGTACCTAAAAAAATTAGGATACGAAGAGCCTTTGATATTTTAAAGCTGGTGGGTCTTGAAGATTATAAATATAAGTATATCAATGAGCTTTCAGGTGGAATGAAACAAAGAGTGGGCATAGCACGAGCTTTAGTGGTTAACCCTGATATACTTTTGATGGATGAAGCTTTTTCAGCTCTTGATCCTTTGATTAGAGGGGAAATGCAAAGTGAGCTTTTAAAGTTGGTGGATAAGTTAAAAAAGACAGTTGTGTTTATTACTCATGATTTAATTGAAGCTTTCAAGTTAGGTAATAGAATTGCTTTTATGAAAGATGGAGAGATTGTTCAGGTAGGTAGGCCCTTAGAAATATTAAGGGAGCCTAGAACAGATTTTATAGCTAATTTTATTAAGAATCTTCCTGTTTTAAATATTTTAAAAATTAAGGATATTATTAAAATGGATTTTACTCTTAGTGGGAATGCTAATAAGTTTAATGTTATTATTGAAAAAGAGAATGATAATTTTAATCTGTATAATATGTCTGTCAATAAAAAGTATAGTAATATTGTTTCTTTGAATTTAGGTTTAGATGATGAGATCAAAAGTGTTGTTCAGTATTTGAATAAATTAGATTATTTAATTGTAAAAGAAGAGCAAGGTAGTATTATTGGATATATTGATTTAGGAGAGCTTGCTAGTTTATTAGCAAGATAG
- a CDS encoding flagellin: protein MIINHNTSAINASRNNGINATNLSKTQEKLSSGYRINRASDDAAGMGVAGKINAQIRGLSQASRNTSKAINFIQTTEGNLNEVEKVLVRMKELAVQSGNGTYSDADRGSIQIEIEQLTDEINRIADQAQYNQMHMLSNKSAAQNVRTAEELGMQPAKINTPASLSGSQASWTLRVHVGANQDEAIAVNIYAANVANLFAGEGAQAAPAQEGAQQEGVQATPAPVAAPAPGGVNSPINVITAVDANMSLAKIEDAIRMVSDQRANLGAFQNRLESIKDSTEYAIENLKASYAQIKDATMTDEIVASTTNSILTQSAMAMIAQANQVPQYVLSLLR from the coding sequence ATGATCATAAATCATAATACGTCAGCTATTAATGCTTCAAGAAATAATGGCATTAATGCTACTAATCTTAGCAAAACTCAAGAGAAACTTTCTAGTGGATATAGAATTAATCGTGCATCTGATGATGCTGCTGGTATGGGTGTTGCTGGAAAGATTAATGCTCAAATTAGAGGATTATCTCAAGCTTCTAGAAATACTTCAAAAGCTATAAATTTCATTCAAACAACAGAAGGAAATTTAAATGAGGTAGAGAAAGTATTAGTAAGAATGAAAGAACTTGCTGTTCAATCTGGTAATGGTACGTATTCAGATGCAGATAGAGGTTCCATTCAAATTGAAATTGAGCAACTTACAGATGAAATTAACAGAATTGCTGATCAAGCTCAATATAATCAAATGCATATGTTGTCTAACAAGTCAGCTGCTCAAAATGTAAGAACAGCTGAAGAGCTTGGAATGCAGCCTGCAAAAATTAATACACCAGCATCACTATCTGGATCACAAGCTTCATGGACATTAAGAGTACATGTGGGTGCAAATCAGGATGAAGCAATTGCTGTTAATATTTATGCAGCTAATGTTGCAAATCTTTTTGCAGGTGAAGGTGCTCAGGCTGCTCCAGCTCAAGAGGGAGCACAACAAGAGGGAGTGCAAGCAACTCCAGCTCCAGTAGCTGCTCCAGCTCCAGGTGGGGTTAATTCTCCAATTAATGTTATAACTGCTGTTGATGCTAATATGTCACTTGCAAAGATAGAAGATGCTATTAGAATGGTAAGTGATCAAAGAGCAAACCTTGGTGCTTTCCAAAATAGGCTTGAATCTATTAAGGATAGCACAGAATATGCTATTGAAAACTTAAAAGCATCTTATGCTCAAATTAAAGATGCAACAATGACAGATGAAATTGTAGCATCTACAACTAACAGTATTTTAACACAATCCGCAATGGCTATGATTGCACAGGCAAATCAAGTGCCTCAATATGTATTGTCATTGCTTAGATAG
- the fliD gene encoding flagellar filament capping protein FliD codes for MSSGFFVPGVDSKYNTKEIRETMLKSDKAKIDSSVKKLESLEQEKRAWQIINKKISTLNSLARQITSLNSPFHYMSGNSSNEDVLSVSARYGSKNETYKIDVSQIAGSDVFLSANFKQKEISIPAGDYTFLVGNKEIKVKNNGDIESLVKDINNRGKGFLSAKIIKSDSAGNSRLILRSLKEGEDNKLIMKDEALNFAKQIGILSELTTNFSPNLTEIINSQQSSSNRIFLDDDSVVLEPLSEIAIGIPEDIKISSESKIKFEIKYYDTNDKSILNEIVFNPGGATFEDAKVEGEDSIINLGSDHKSSLKEKNYIQMSVVKIHSSTKSLELPPINVSSDFEKVEVEIGSLLDLKEINIENKVNNKVCMIRNIEIFDPRNRDGYLPINAKSFAENAKLKFDGVDVNRDSNTINDLIPNVTLNLKQSSDDTLVVRVEPDYEGIKKFLLDFLVAYNEVLAEINIVSSNESNSEGQKSDVLEEWSYLSEEEKSEAYKNLGILRAEFALKNLKSRLESIMFNAYRTNDPNFSIINQMGVFTNSISSSGGLSRYLKLDDKKFNEIIQSNINSVKELFAIDFNDDRIYDDGIAKMLGEYLSPLVSSGGFIYNKIRSYDLKIPNQKNVVEDYKKKYEEREKKIEGELNTLDFTVKKMKEQEEILKSLNLHRQNR; via the coding sequence ATGTCTTCGGGATTTTTTGTTCCAGGTGTGGATAGTAAATATAATACTAAAGAAATTCGTGAGACTATGCTTAAGTCTGACAAGGCTAAAATAGATTCATCTGTGAAGAAGCTTGAAAGCCTGGAGCAAGAGAAACGAGCGTGGCAAATTATCAATAAAAAAATATCTACTCTAAATTCACTTGCAAGGCAAATTACATCTCTTAATAGTCCTTTTCATTATATGTCAGGTAATTCTAGTAATGAAGATGTTCTCTCCGTATCTGCTCGTTATGGATCTAAAAATGAAACTTATAAAATTGATGTGAGTCAGATAGCAGGTTCTGATGTTTTTTTATCTGCGAATTTTAAACAGAAGGAAATTAGTATTCCTGCAGGGGACTATACATTTTTAGTCGGTAATAAAGAAATTAAGGTTAAAAATAATGGAGATATTGAGTCTCTTGTAAAGGATATTAATAATCGGGGCAAAGGTTTTTTGTCTGCTAAGATTATCAAGAGTGATAGTGCTGGAAATAGTAGATTGATTTTACGTTCTTTAAAGGAAGGTGAGGATAATAAACTTATTATGAAAGATGAGGCTTTAAATTTTGCTAAACAGATAGGTATTTTAAGTGAGCTGACAACAAATTTTAGTCCGAATTTAACAGAAATTATTAATAGTCAGCAAAGTAGTAGTAATAGGATTTTTCTTGACGATGATAGTGTTGTGTTAGAGCCTCTTTCAGAGATTGCAATAGGTATTCCAGAGGATATTAAGATTAGTAGTGAAAGTAAGATCAAATTTGAAATTAAGTATTATGATACAAATGATAAGAGTATTTTAAATGAAATTGTTTTTAATCCTGGTGGGGCCACGTTTGAAGATGCTAAGGTTGAAGGTGAGGATAGCATCATTAATCTTGGATCTGATCACAAGTCTTCTTTGAAAGAAAAGAATTATATTCAGATGAGTGTAGTTAAAATTCACAGTAGTACGAAGTCCTTGGAGTTGCCTCCAATAAATGTTTCAAGTGATTTTGAGAAAGTTGAAGTTGAAATTGGTTCACTTTTGGATTTAAAAGAGATTAATATTGAAAATAAAGTGAATAATAAGGTTTGTATGATTCGCAATATTGAGATTTTTGATCCAAGGAATAGAGATGGTTATTTGCCAATAAATGCTAAGAGCTTTGCAGAAAATGCAAAGTTAAAATTTGATGGAGTTGATGTCAATCGTGATTCAAATACTATTAATGATTTAATTCCTAATGTCACGTTGAATTTAAAACAATCATCAGATGATACTCTTGTTGTTAGAGTTGAGCCTGATTATGAAGGTATTAAGAAATTTCTATTAGATTTTTTAGTAGCTTATAATGAGGTTCTTGCTGAGATTAATATTGTAAGTTCAAATGAGAGTAATTCAGAAGGTCAAAAATCAGATGTGTTGGAAGAGTGGTCTTATTTGAGTGAGGAAGAAAAGAGCGAAGCTTACAAAAATTTAGGAATCCTTAGAGCTGAGTTTGCATTAAAAAATCTTAAATCAAGATTAGAATCAATCATGTTTAATGCTTATAGGACTAATGATCCTAATTTTTCAATTATTAATCAAATGGGTGTATTTACTAATTCTATATCTTCATCAGGGGGACTTTCTCGTTATTTGAAACTTGATGATAAGAAGTTTAATGAAATAATACAAAGTAATATTAATTCGGTTAAAGAGCTTTTTGCAATTGATTTTAATGATGACCGAATTTATGATGATGGGATTGCTAAGATGCTTGGCGAATATCTGTCTCCTTTAGTAAGTTCTGGAGGTTTTATTTATAATAAGATAAGGAGTTATGATCTTAAAATTCCCAATCAAAAAAATGTGGTTGAGGATTATAAAAAGAAGTATGAAGAAAGGGAAAAAAAGATTGAAGGGGAGCTTAACACTTTGGATTTCACTGTAAAGAAAATGAAAGAACAAGAAGAAATCCTTAAATCTTTAAATCTGCATAGACAGAATAGATAG
- the nagA gene encoding N-acetylglucosamine-6-phosphate deacetylase translates to MPNFCLFNAKSVLTGNDKIDNSAVLIKDSKIFDIVTANRLEKINLQNYEMIDVKNNYITPGLYDNHIHGFYGYGTDQCSTNSILKMSQHLAEYGVVGFLPTLYPRPIEEMIATIKACTEAIGKEKGAKILGLHLEGPFFSPEKKGVHPISYLQKPNIEIMKKFIDAAGGTFTDSFGKKRTNIATMTVAPELKGMRELAMFCMENNITLQAGHTNAKYENMIEGFQVGILHTTHFFNAMSKLDHRNPNAIGSVLIHGDVSCEFIADGYHVHPKLVLMLRKLKDISKLVLVTDGLTPTLQPSGKLIANGEEVYLKNDGLFHLVENDTIAGSALTMIQGIKNLVEFGYSLSDAIQVSSYNPVRIINLEKKGLICHGYDANINVIDKDLNLKLTMIESKIIFNKL, encoded by the coding sequence ATGCCAAATTTTTGTTTATTCAATGCAAAATCTGTGCTGACAGGAAATGACAAAATAGACAATTCTGCTGTCCTTATCAAAGACAGCAAAATTTTTGATATCGTAACAGCCAATAGACTTGAAAAAATCAATCTACAAAACTATGAGATGATTGATGTTAAGAACAACTATATCACACCTGGTCTTTATGATAATCACATACATGGATTTTACGGATATGGAACTGATCAATGCTCAACAAATTCAATACTTAAAATGTCACAACACTTAGCAGAATATGGGGTGGTAGGATTTTTACCAACACTTTACCCACGTCCAATTGAAGAAATGATTGCAACAATTAAAGCATGCACTGAAGCAATAGGCAAAGAAAAGGGCGCAAAAATTTTAGGACTTCATCTTGAAGGTCCCTTTTTCTCTCCCGAAAAAAAAGGTGTTCATCCTATCTCCTATCTCCAAAAACCAAATATTGAGATCATGAAAAAATTCATAGACGCCGCAGGGGGTACTTTTACAGATTCTTTTGGGAAAAAAAGAACCAACATCGCAACAATGACAGTTGCACCTGAACTTAAAGGAATGAGAGAACTTGCAATGTTTTGTATGGAAAATAATATCACACTTCAAGCAGGACATACCAATGCAAAATATGAGAATATGATTGAGGGTTTCCAAGTAGGCATACTCCACACAACTCACTTTTTCAATGCAATGTCAAAACTCGATCACAGAAATCCAAATGCAATAGGATCGGTTTTAATTCATGGAGATGTATCTTGCGAATTTATTGCCGATGGATATCATGTTCATCCAAAACTCGTTTTAATGCTTAGAAAGCTTAAAGACATAAGCAAATTAGTACTTGTAACTGATGGATTAACTCCAACACTACAACCATCTGGAAAATTAATAGCTAATGGAGAAGAAGTATATCTTAAAAATGACGGATTATTTCATCTTGTAGAAAACGACACAATAGCAGGCTCAGCTCTCACAATGATACAAGGCATTAAAAATCTAGTAGAATTTGGATATAGCTTAAGCGATGCTATTCAAGTAAGCTCATATAACCCAGTAAGGATAATTAATCTTGAAAAAAAAGGATTAATATGTCATGGATATGACGCAAACATAAATGTCATTGACAAGGACTTGAACTTAAAACTAACAATGATAGAATCAAAAATAATTTTCAATAAACTTTGA
- the nagB gene encoding glucosamine-6-phosphate deaminase, whose product MRLIIRPNYNEISKWAANHVAMRIKEFLPTKENPFILGLPTGSSPIGMYKNLIELNKLGKISFENVITFNMDEYIGLAKNHPESYHSFMWSNFFSHINIKKENVNILNGNAANLINECEEYEKKIKSYGGIMLFVGGIGPDGHIAFNEPGSSLQSRTRIKTLTKDTIIANSRFFENDINKVPKSALTVGVGTIMDSKEVMIIVNGHSKARALKHAIEKGINHMWTISALQLHKSAIIVSDEAATHELKVGTVKYFNDIEKDNFNNDI is encoded by the coding sequence ATGAGACTAATCATTAGACCTAATTATAATGAAATTTCAAAATGGGCTGCTAATCATGTAGCTATGAGAATAAAAGAATTTTTACCTACAAAAGAAAACCCATTCATTCTAGGACTTCCAACAGGTAGTTCACCAATTGGTATGTATAAAAATTTAATTGAACTAAATAAGCTTGGAAAAATTTCATTTGAAAATGTAATCACATTTAACATGGATGAATATATAGGACTAGCTAAAAATCACCCTGAAAGCTATCACTCATTTATGTGGAGCAATTTTTTTTCACATATAAACATCAAAAAAGAAAATGTGAATATATTAAATGGTAATGCTGCTAACCTTATAAATGAATGTGAAGAATATGAAAAAAAAATTAAATCTTACGGCGGAATTATGCTTTTTGTGGGAGGTATTGGACCTGATGGTCACATTGCCTTTAACGAACCTGGATCATCACTACAATCAAGGACAAGAATTAAGACCTTAACTAAAGATACAATCATCGCAAATTCAAGGTTTTTTGAAAATGACATTAATAAAGTTCCCAAAAGCGCATTAACAGTAGGAGTAGGAACAATCATGGACTCTAAAGAAGTAATGATCATAGTAAATGGACATAGTAAGGCAAGAGCATTAAAACATGCTATTGAAAAAGGAATAAATCATATGTGGACAATTAGCGCTCTACAATTACATAAAAGTGCAATTATAGTATCAGATGAAGCTGCAACACATGAACTAAAAGTTGGAACAGTAAAGTATTTTAACGATATTGAAAAAGATAACTTCAATAATGACATATAA
- a CDS encoding superoxide dismutase translates to MFKLPELGYAYDSLEPYIDAKTMEIHHSKHHNAYTVNLNSVLEKTEINYSQDIESILKNIQRFPKEFQPAIKNNAGGYSNHNLYFRTLKPGNRKNILGNFEEHVNATFGGLDNLKIVLKDSAMSIFGSGWAWLVIYANKELQVISRSNQDSPLMEGYKPILGIDVWEHAYYLKYQNKRGEYIDAFFKVLNWEEVSRVYNEIVG, encoded by the coding sequence GTGTTTAAGTTACCAGAACTTGGTTATGCTTATGATTCTTTGGAGCCGTATATTGATGCTAAGACAATGGAGATTCACCATAGTAAACATCATAATGCATATACCGTAAATTTAAATTCCGTTCTTGAGAAGACAGAAATAAATTATTCTCAAGATATTGAAAGTATATTAAAAAATATTCAGCGATTTCCTAAAGAATTTCAGCCAGCTATCAAGAATAATGCTGGTGGATATTCTAATCATAATTTGTATTTTAGGACTTTAAAACCTGGAAATAGGAAGAATATTTTAGGAAATTTTGAAGAACATGTTAATGCTACTTTTGGCGGTCTTGATAATCTTAAGATCGTTTTAAAAGATTCAGCTATGAGTATCTTTGGAAGTGGTTGGGCTTGGCTAGTTATTTATGCAAATAAAGAATTGCAAGTAATATCAAGATCAAATCAGGATAGTCCTTTAATGGAAGGCTATAAACCTATTTTGGGTATTGATGTTTGGGAGCACGCTTATTATCTTAAGTATCAAAATAAAAGAGGTGAGTATATTGATGCATTCTTTAAGGTTTTAAATTGGGAAGAGGTTTCAAGGGTATATAATGAAATCGTAGGATAG
- the secA gene encoding preprotein translocase subunit SecA, which translates to MLKAIFEATIGSKSKRDLKGYLPILRNINKLESWALSLSDEDFISETEKFRDELKRGKTLEDILERAFALSREAARRRLKERPYDVQLVAGLALHQGKIIEMKTGEGKTLSSVQAAYLNSLTGNGVIVVTVNDYLAERDSKWMKPVFELLGISVGVVLSNMDSSKRKVEYSKDITYVTNNELGFDYLRDNMCVDLSQKSLRNFNYCIIDEIDSILIDEARTPLIISGSAEGDTSAYLEVNSLVSLLKECSKDPKTGDYPLEVDELDGDYTIDEKGKRVSFTVSGLNNLEQILTSRGIIKGSMYVGSNFNYVHYMTQALKAHLLFLKDREYIVGDSGVEIVDEFTGRILKGRRYSDGLHQAIEAKEGVKIASENKTMATITFQNLFRMFNKISGMTGTADTEAKEFHRIYNLDVIVVPTNKLVARVDEDDIIYYTEEFKFKAITDEVYEAYKRGQPVLVGTVSIEKSEILSDMFRSKGIKHEVLNAKNHFREALIIAEAGAKYSVTIATNMAGRGTDIKLGGNLEHRVRKKFGTSMSLEEFQGAMQSEREQYLKDYEEVKALGGLYVIGSERHESRRIDNQLRGRGGRQGDPGRSRFYVSLEDDLMRLFAGDNLRALMGRLGMATGEPITHSLLTKSLVNAQKRVEDRNFEIRKHLLEYDDVITKHREFIYSQRDSILVDENIKDRILLSLREYLDFLFDQVKGEVITISVLNEINSIFAYMMEDVGSVETMSILDLKNKLVEVAKANLDKKEELIGSELLNEFLRHEYLKNIDSKFQDHLANLDSLRESVYLRSYANKNPITEYKEEGFAIFSDLVKDIKVETLRRTLQMKVDIDSSGYKNKKLKNIHATHKKFSSIVAGERDNTSGVQIIRSAPKIGRNTPCYCSSGKKYKNCHGRN; encoded by the coding sequence ATGTTAAAAGCGATATTTGAAGCAACTATTGGTTCAAAGAGTAAGAGAGATCTGAAGGGTTATCTTCCCATCTTGCGGAATATTAACAAGCTTGAGTCTTGGGCCTTGTCTTTGTCGGATGAAGATTTTATTAGTGAAACAGAAAAGTTTAGAGATGAACTTAAGAGAGGTAAAACTTTAGAGGATATTTTAGAGAGAGCATTTGCGCTTTCGCGAGAAGCTGCTAGAAGGCGACTTAAAGAGAGGCCTTATGATGTTCAGCTTGTTGCTGGACTTGCGCTTCATCAGGGCAAAATAATAGAAATGAAGACTGGGGAGGGTAAAACCTTGTCTTCAGTGCAGGCTGCTTACCTTAATAGTTTGACAGGTAATGGTGTTATTGTTGTAACTGTTAATGATTATCTTGCAGAGCGTGATTCAAAGTGGATGAAACCAGTTTTTGAGCTTTTGGGTATTAGTGTTGGTGTTGTACTATCAAATATGGATTCTTCTAAGAGGAAGGTAGAATACAGCAAGGATATTACTTATGTTACAAATAATGAACTTGGATTTGATTATTTAAGAGATAATATGTGTGTTGATTTATCTCAAAAGTCTTTAAGGAATTTCAATTATTGTATTATCGATGAAATTGATTCTATTTTGATTGATGAAGCTCGAACTCCTTTAATTATTTCAGGTTCTGCTGAGGGAGATACTAGTGCTTATCTTGAAGTTAATTCTCTTGTTTCGCTCTTAAAGGAATGTTCTAAGGATCCAAAGACTGGAGATTATCCTTTAGAGGTTGATGAGCTTGATGGAGATTATACAATTGATGAGAAGGGTAAGAGAGTATCTTTTACAGTAAGTGGTTTAAATAATCTTGAGCAAATTTTGACTTCAAGAGGCATAATTAAGGGCTCTATGTATGTTGGTTCTAATTTTAATTACGTTCATTATATGACTCAAGCATTAAAAGCCCATTTGCTTTTCTTAAAGGATAGAGAATATATTGTTGGTGATTCTGGTGTTGAAATTGTTGATGAGTTTACAGGTCGTATTTTAAAGGGACGTAGATATTCTGATGGATTGCATCAAGCTATTGAGGCTAAGGAAGGTGTAAAGATTGCAAGTGAGAATAAAACTATGGCAACCATTACATTTCAAAATTTATTTAGAATGTTTAATAAGATTTCGGGCATGACTGGTACAGCTGATACAGAGGCGAAAGAATTCCATAGGATATATAATCTTGATGTTATAGTCGTTCCAACTAATAAGTTGGTAGCAAGGGTAGATGAAGATGATATTATTTACTATACTGAAGAGTTTAAATTTAAAGCAATTACTGATGAGGTCTATGAGGCTTATAAGAGAGGACAACCTGTTCTTGTTGGAACTGTTTCTATTGAGAAGTCTGAAATTTTGTCAGACATGTTTAGAAGTAAAGGTATTAAACATGAAGTTCTTAATGCAAAAAATCATTTTCGTGAAGCGTTAATTATTGCTGAGGCGGGAGCAAAATATTCTGTTACAATTGCAACAAATATGGCTGGACGTGGTACTGACATTAAGCTTGGGGGTAATCTTGAGCATCGGGTTCGTAAAAAGTTCGGAACAAGTATGAGTCTTGAAGAGTTTCAGGGAGCTATGCAGAGTGAACGAGAACAGTATTTGAAAGATTATGAAGAGGTGAAAGCTCTTGGTGGGCTTTATGTTATTGGTAGTGAGCGTCATGAGTCAAGAAGAATAGATAATCAGCTTAGAGGACGAGGAGGAAGACAGGGGGATCCTGGCCGATCGCGATTTTATGTGTCGCTTGAAGATGATTTGATGAGACTTTTTGCAGGCGATAACTTGAGAGCTTTGATGGGCAGACTTGGGATGGCAACAGGTGAGCCTATTACGCATTCTTTATTAACGAAATCTTTGGTTAATGCACAAAAGCGAGTGGAGGATAGAAATTTTGAGATTAGAAAACATCTTTTAGAGTATGATGATGTTATAACAAAGCATAGGGAGTTTATTTATTCTCAAAGGGATTCAATTCTTGTTGATGAAAATATTAAGGATCGTATTCTTCTTTCTTTAAGAGAATATCTTGATTTTTTATTTGATCAAGTTAAGGGAGAAGTAATTACGATCTCTGTTCTAAATGAAATAAACTCAATTTTTGCTTATATGATGGAGGATGTTGGCTCTGTTGAAACCATGAGTATTTTGGATTTGAAAAATAAGTTAGTGGAAGTTGCAAAGGCTAATTTGGATAAAAAGGAAGAATTGATTGGATCTGAACTTTTAAATGAATTTTTGAGACATGAGTATTTAAAGAATATTGATTCTAAGTTTCAAGATCATCTTGCAAATCTTGATTCTTTAAGAGAATCAGTTTATCTGAGATCTTATGCTAATAAAAATCCAATTACTGAATATAAAGAAGAAGGTTTTGCAATTTTTAGTGATCTTGTTAAAGATATTAAGGTTGAAACTTTAAGGCGAACTTTACAGATGAAAGTTGATATTGATTCTAGTGGTTATAAAAATAAAAAACTTAAAAATATTCATGCTACTCACAAAAAATTTTCAAGTATTGTTGCTGGAGAGAGGGATAATACATCAGGGGTTCAAATAATTCGAAGTGCTCCTAAAATTGGGAGGAATACACCTTGTTATTGTAGCAGTGGTAAAAAATATAAAAATTGTCATGGAAGAAATTAA
- a CDS encoding LIC_12708 family protein gives MKKCYKIYLSLFFVIISCNSKTLNELGEQQFKIPFGTLPEEITPLANKFTNSSFDIKTYNGLVYIVETKANKLMIFNSYGKLIQTYQNGIFKTNADLKIKKVDFENIQAIYPSKDFIVVSDKISNKKSKFDEKENIAYSTQIFILNKDSSIEVLGQEGRNGIPFPQVYDINIDDGNNMAIITIYHEGYIIYSYDKDLSPLYKIYVNTNILQIPEEERKKCNISIDKVFFEVNKKIIYVKTTHYENIKTNENINDLGVRIKNQYFYTIQLNKNKEFEIKNKITLPQNLLDDQQESFINIIGVQKDKIIASTNMKNLTNTLIWKLDNNGKIKEQMILIEPPNLKFLAESLSKDGILSILYGEKSGVSVYWWNLNALLKL, from the coding sequence ATGAAAAAGTGCTATAAAATTTACTTAAGTCTATTTTTTGTAATTATATCATGTAACAGCAAAACTTTAAACGAACTTGGAGAACAACAATTCAAAATACCATTTGGAACACTACCCGAAGAAATAACACCACTTGCAAACAAATTTACTAATTCAAGCTTTGATATTAAAACATACAACGGACTTGTATACATAGTAGAGACAAAAGCAAATAAGCTCATGATTTTTAACTCATACGGAAAACTAATCCAAACTTACCAAAACGGAATATTCAAAACAAACGCTGACCTTAAAATCAAAAAAGTAGATTTTGAAAATATTCAGGCAATTTATCCATCAAAAGACTTTATTGTAGTATCAGACAAAATAAGTAATAAAAAGTCTAAATTTGATGAGAAAGAAAATATAGCATATTCTACACAAATATTTATTTTAAATAAAGACTCATCTATAGAAGTATTGGGACAAGAAGGACGAAATGGAATACCATTCCCACAGGTTTACGATATCAATATTGATGACGGAAATAATATGGCAATAATAACCATATATCATGAAGGATATATAATATACTCTTATGACAAAGATCTATCACCCCTTTACAAGATTTATGTCAATACAAACATACTACAAATACCGGAAGAAGAAAGAAAAAAATGTAACATATCAATAGATAAAGTATTTTTTGAAGTAAACAAGAAAATTATTTATGTAAAAACAACCCACTACGAAAATATTAAAACCAATGAAAATATTAACGATCTCGGAGTAAGGATCAAAAACCAATATTTCTATACAATTCAATTAAATAAAAACAAAGAATTCGAAATAAAAAATAAAATTACATTGCCTCAAAACCTATTAGATGATCAACAAGAAAGTTTCATTAATATCATTGGAGTTCAAAAAGACAAAATAATTGCATCTACTAACATGAAAAACTTGACTAACACCTTAATATGGAAGCTGGACAACAATGGCAAGATAAAAGAACAAATGATATTAATTGAACCACCAAATCTCAAATTTCTAGCTGAAAGCCTATCTAAGGATGGAATACTTAGCATACTTTATGGAGAAAAAAGTGGAGTCAGCGTTTATTGGTGGAATTTAAATGCTTTACTTAAACTATGA